A genomic region of Sideroxydans sp. CL21 contains the following coding sequences:
- a CDS encoding DUF559 domain-containing protein: protein MPDRRRILPITTARARSLRSNMTDVERRLWSAIRGKQLEGCSFRRQHAIGAYIADFACVERMLVIELDGGQHQDQKTYDDTRSGYLNQQGWQVVRFWNNEVLENLDGVLEVIVEKLKSTPNTDIPSPMQGEG, encoded by the coding sequence ATGCCGGACAGGAGAAGGATTCTTCCGATCACAACCGCAAGAGCGAGGTCGCTGCGCAGCAACATGACCGATGTTGAGCGCAGGCTTTGGAGCGCGATCCGGGGAAAACAACTTGAAGGCTGCAGCTTCCGACGCCAGCACGCGATAGGCGCTTATATTGCGGACTTTGCGTGTGTGGAAAGAATGCTGGTGATCGAACTGGATGGCGGACAGCACCAGGACCAGAAAACTTACGATGACACCAGGAGCGGCTATTTGAACCAACAGGGCTGGCAAGTAGTGCGCTTCTGGAACAACGAAGTGCTGGAAAATCTGGACGGGGTGCTTGAAGTAATAGTGGAGAAGCTAAAAAGCACACCCAACACCGACATTCCCTCCCCCATGCAGGGGGAGGGTTAG
- the parC gene encoding DNA topoisomerase IV subunit A yields the protein MNENEPQDTPEIEAPAPAESSSSGKREFAPLAKLPDSDEVLIADYAERAYLEYAVSVVKGRALPEVCDGQKPVQRRILFSMLRMGLTHGNKHVKSARVVGDVLGKYHPHGDSSAYEAMVRLAQDFAMRYPLVDGQGNFGSRDGDNAAAMRYTEARLTPIADLLLSELDMGTVDFIPNYDGAFQEPAMLPARLPMVLLNGASGIAVGMATEIPSHNLKEVAKAAVALAKNPNLKDDKLLSYISGPDFPGGGQIISSDADIRDAYTTGRGSLKMRARWTVEQLARGQWQVVVSEFPHGVSAQKVLEEIDDLTNPKVKANKKSLTPEQVQNKQLILSVLDAVADESDKSQKIRLVFQPKTSKLNPDDMMAVLLTHTSLQNSVSVNLTMIGLDGRPQQKSLTQVLREWVEFRLRTVTRRCGHRLDQVNDRLHILAGRMIVYLNIDEVIALIRGSDNPKEDLMAHFELSERQAEDILEIRLRQLARLEGIKIEKEIKALKAEAKELKRVLDSEDALRELVVSEIEADAKTYGDERRTLIEEAQVTKVTAQVSDEPVTVFISQRFWVRTRLGHGIDASSIAFKDGDSIAATYECRTTDQCIVICSNGRVCSIPVSALPSGRGDGAPLATFIELAPGARIAHAFCGKTETPVLISTSAGYGFPCFLGDMVGRNKAGKQFISVKEDTILPPVILAPTQNSLVAVLSKNARLLVFVLSELKLLQGGGKGMMLIDLKEGDELTACTVVNQPAVTLSGTAGSKVQQLHIGGKELKDYFGARARAGKVVETKLKGLRFE from the coding sequence ATGAACGAAAACGAACCACAAGACACACCCGAAATCGAAGCCCCCGCCCCCGCTGAATCCAGCTCCAGCGGCAAGCGCGAATTCGCGCCCCTCGCCAAGCTCCCCGACAGCGACGAAGTCCTCATCGCCGATTATGCCGAACGCGCCTATCTTGAATACGCCGTCTCCGTCGTCAAAGGCCGCGCACTCCCCGAAGTCTGCGACGGACAGAAGCCCGTGCAGCGGCGCATCCTGTTCTCCATGCTGCGCATGGGCCTGACGCACGGCAACAAGCATGTGAAGTCGGCACGCGTGGTGGGCGATGTACTGGGTAAATACCATCCGCATGGCGACTCTTCCGCGTATGAGGCGATGGTGCGGCTGGCGCAGGATTTTGCGATGCGGTATCCGTTGGTGGATGGCCAGGGCAACTTTGGTTCGCGCGATGGCGACAACGCGGCGGCGATGCGCTACACCGAGGCGCGGCTTACGCCGATCGCCGATCTGCTGTTGTCCGAGCTGGACATGGGCACGGTGGATTTCATCCCCAACTACGACGGCGCATTCCAGGAGCCGGCGATGCTGCCTGCACGTTTGCCTATGGTGTTGCTGAACGGCGCATCCGGCATTGCGGTGGGTATGGCGACCGAGATTCCTTCGCATAACTTGAAAGAAGTCGCCAAGGCCGCAGTCGCGCTGGCGAAGAACCCTAACCTCAAGGACGACAAGCTGCTGTCTTACATCAGCGGCCCGGACTTCCCCGGCGGCGGACAGATCATCTCGTCCGACGCGGACATCCGCGATGCCTACACCACGGGACGCGGCTCGCTGAAGATGCGCGCACGCTGGACGGTGGAGCAACTGGCGCGCGGCCAGTGGCAGGTGGTTGTGAGCGAATTTCCGCACGGCGTCTCGGCGCAGAAGGTGCTGGAAGAGATCGACGATCTGACCAACCCCAAGGTCAAGGCCAACAAGAAATCGCTCACGCCGGAACAGGTGCAGAACAAGCAGCTCATCCTCTCGGTGCTGGATGCGGTGGCAGACGAATCGGACAAATCGCAAAAGATCCGTCTGGTGTTCCAGCCCAAGACATCGAAGCTGAATCCGGACGACATGATGGCGGTGCTGCTCACCCACACCAGCCTGCAGAACTCGGTGTCGGTCAACCTCACCATGATCGGCCTGGACGGACGCCCGCAACAAAAGTCGCTGACGCAGGTGCTGCGCGAGTGGGTGGAGTTCCGCCTGCGCACCGTCACGCGCCGTTGCGGACACCGACTTGACCAGGTCAACGACCGCCTGCACATCTTGGCCGGGCGCATGATCGTTTACCTGAACATCGACGAAGTGATCGCGCTGATCCGTGGCTCGGACAATCCCAAAGAAGACTTGATGGCGCACTTCGAGCTTTCTGAACGGCAGGCCGAAGACATCCTGGAAATCCGTCTGCGCCAGTTGGCGCGTCTGGAAGGCATCAAGATCGAGAAAGAGATCAAGGCGCTGAAGGCCGAAGCCAAAGAACTGAAGCGCGTACTCGATAGCGAAGATGCGCTGCGCGAACTGGTGGTGAGCGAGATCGAAGCCGATGCCAAGACCTATGGCGACGAGCGCCGCACGCTGATCGAAGAAGCGCAAGTCACCAAAGTGACCGCTCAAGTGAGCGACGAGCCCGTGACGGTGTTCATCTCGCAACGCTTCTGGGTGCGCACAAGACTGGGCCACGGCATCGACGCCAGCAGCATCGCCTTCAAGGACGGCGACAGCATCGCCGCCACCTATGAATGCCGCACCACCGACCAGTGCATCGTCATCTGCAGCAACGGCCGAGTGTGCAGCATCCCCGTCTCCGCGCTGCCCTCCGGCCGCGGCGACGGCGCACCGCTGGCCACCTTCATCGAACTCGCCCCCGGCGCCAGGATCGCGCACGCCTTCTGCGGCAAGACCGAAACCCCCGTACTCATCTCCACCAGCGCCGGTTACGGCTTCCCCTGCTTCCTCGGCGACATGGTCGGTCGCAACAAGGCGGGCAAACAGTTCATCAGCGTGAAAGAAGACACCATCCTGCCGCCCGTCATCCTGGCCCCGACGCAGAACTCACTCGTCGCCGTGCTGAGCAAGAACGCAAGGCTGCTGGTGTTCGTGCTCTCCGAACTGAAACTGCTGCAAGGCGGCGGCAAAGGCATGATGCTGATCGACCTGAAAGAAGGCGACGAACTGACGGCCTGCACGGTCGTCAATCAACCGGCGGTGACCTTGAGCGGCACCGCGGGCAGCAAGGTGCAGCAGTTGCACATTGGCGGGAAAGAGTTGAAGGATTACTTTGGTGCGAGGGCGAGAGCAGGGAAGGTGGTTGAGACTAAGTTGAAGGGGTTGAGGTTTGAGTGA
- a CDS encoding DNA topoisomerase IV subunit B, with amino-acid sequence MATYNEASFKVLRGLEPVRQRPGMYTNLESPNHIIAEVVDNACDEALAGYAKNIVVTAHSDGSISVSDDGRGIPVGIHKEEGRSVVEVAFTVLHSGGKFDKEKGGAYQFAGGLHGVGVAVTNALSKIVEVTVFRDGGQHELRFIEGVAEAPLKKTASCPKTKTGTSVRAWPNPKYFDAPNVNLAQFEHSLRSKAVLLPGVTITLNLEKTGETKSWTYADGLRGYLAESLSEFELTTPILLQEKFARKDDNSGFAEGEGATWALTWSAEGNVVRESYVNLIPTPSGGTHESGLREGIFNSVKSFAELHGLLPKGVKLVAEDVFSRSSFVLSAKVLDPQFQGQTKEKLVSREALRLVSSMIKDPLDLWLNEHIDDGKKIVELAIQQAQARLRSAQKVEKKKGSSVAVLPGKLTDCSSSDSTRTELFLVEGDSAGGSAKQGRNKEFQAVLPLRGKVLNTFEVEKDRLFANNEIHDIAVAIGVDPHAPTDTVDLSGLRYNAILIMADADVDGSHISTLLLTLFYRHFYKVVEAGKIYIAQPPLFRIDVPAHGKKQASKVYALNEAEMNGILDRLRKEKVREGSWSISRFKGLGEMSPEQLWDTTLNPDTRRALCVKADLASFKSTMGIFNMLMGKQEASTRRAWLEYHGNEVEVDI; translated from the coding sequence ATGGCTACTTACAACGAAGCAAGTTTCAAAGTCTTACGCGGTCTGGAGCCGGTGCGGCAACGCCCCGGCATGTATACCAACCTGGAATCGCCCAACCACATCATCGCCGAGGTAGTGGATAACGCCTGCGACGAAGCGCTCGCGGGATACGCGAAGAACATCGTCGTCACGGCACACAGCGATGGCTCGATCTCTGTCTCTGACGACGGACGCGGCATCCCGGTGGGCATCCACAAGGAAGAAGGCCGCTCGGTGGTCGAGGTCGCCTTCACCGTGCTGCACTCGGGCGGCAAGTTCGACAAGGAAAAAGGTGGTGCCTACCAATTCGCCGGTGGCCTGCACGGCGTGGGCGTGGCGGTGACCAATGCACTGTCGAAGATAGTGGAAGTCACGGTATTCCGCGACGGCGGGCAGCACGAGTTGCGTTTCATCGAAGGCGTCGCCGAAGCGCCGCTGAAGAAGACCGCCTCTTGCCCCAAGACCAAGACCGGCACTTCCGTACGCGCCTGGCCCAACCCAAAATATTTCGACGCACCCAACGTCAACCTCGCACAGTTCGAGCACTCGCTGCGCTCGAAGGCCGTGCTGCTGCCCGGCGTTACCATCACGCTGAATCTGGAAAAGACCGGCGAGACCAAATCGTGGACCTATGCCGACGGCCTGCGCGGCTATCTGGCGGAATCGCTTTCCGAATTCGAACTGACCACGCCCATCCTGTTGCAGGAAAAATTCGCGCGCAAGGACGACAACAGCGGCTTTGCCGAAGGCGAAGGCGCCACCTGGGCGCTAACATGGAGCGCCGAAGGCAACGTGGTGCGCGAATCCTACGTCAACCTGATCCCCACTCCCTCCGGCGGTACGCATGAGTCCGGCCTGCGCGAAGGTATTTTCAATTCGGTGAAATCGTTCGCCGAATTGCACGGCCTGCTGCCCAAAGGCGTGAAGCTGGTGGCGGAAGACGTGTTCTCGCGTTCCAGCTTCGTGCTCTCCGCCAAAGTGCTGGACCCGCAATTCCAGGGCCAGACCAAAGAGAAACTGGTGTCGCGCGAAGCGCTGCGCCTGGTTTCTTCCATGATCAAGGACCCGCTCGACCTGTGGCTGAACGAGCACATCGACGACGGAAAGAAGATCGTCGAACTCGCCATCCAGCAGGCGCAGGCGCGTTTGCGCTCGGCACAGAAAGTCGAAAAGAAAAAAGGCTCCAGCGTCGCCGTGCTGCCCGGCAAGCTCACCGATTGCAGCTCCAGCGATTCCACCCGCACCGAACTGTTCCTGGTCGAGGGCGATTCCGCCGGCGGTTCTGCCAAGCAGGGACGCAACAAGGAATTCCAGGCCGTGCTGCCACTGCGCGGCAAAGTGCTAAACACCTTCGAGGTGGAGAAAGACCGCCTGTTCGCCAACAACGAGATCCACGACATCGCCGTCGCCATCGGCGTCGACCCGCATGCGCCGACGGATACCGTCGACCTCTCCGGCCTGCGCTACAACGCCATCCTGATCATGGCCGATGCCGACGTGGACGGTTCGCACATCTCCACGCTGCTGCTCACGCTGTTCTACCGACATTTCTACAAGGTGGTCGAAGCGGGCAAGATCTACATCGCGCAACCGCCGCTGTTCCGCATTGATGTGCCTGCACATGGCAAGAAGCAGGCGAGCAAGGTCTATGCGCTGAACGAAGCCGAGATGAACGGCATCCTCGACCGGTTGCGCAAGGAAAAAGTCCGCGAAGGCAGCTGGTCGATCTCGCGATTTAAAGGCTTGGGCGAGATGAGTCCGGAACAGCTGTGGGATACAACGCTGAATCCGGATACACGGCGTGCGCTGTGTGTGAAGGCGGATCTGGCTTCGTTCAAATCCACGATGGGGATCTTCAACATGCTGATGGGCAAGCAGGAGGCTTCGACCCGCAGGGCGTGGCTGGAGTATCACGGGAATGAGGTTGAGGTGGATATTTGA
- a CDS encoding c-type cytochrome, whose protein sequence is MKSIIVSMAATAAIMIAGNTLAVDMPPLAKELNCVACHAIDHKVVGPAWRDVANRYTGKGVTTYTYRGKEYPLIEGLVMKVSKGGSGNWGSMPMPANDLAGAKRAKIEELVRFEQSLATTHP, encoded by the coding sequence ATGAAATCCATCATCGTAAGCATGGCAGCAACCGCAGCAATCATGATCGCCGGCAATACCCTTGCAGTAGATATGCCGCCGCTGGCAAAAGAACTCAACTGCGTCGCCTGCCACGCGATCGACCACAAGGTAGTCGGTCCGGCATGGCGCGACGTGGCCAACAGATACACAGGCAAGGGCGTCACCACCTATACCTACAGAGGCAAGGAATACCCGCTGATCGAAGGCCTGGTGATGAAAGTATCCAAAGGCGGATCCGGCAACTGGGGATCCATGCCCATGCCTGCCAATGACCTGGCCGGTGCCAAGAGAGCCAAGATCGAGGAGCTGGTAAGGTTCGAGCAAAGCCTGGCCACGACCCATCCATAA